Proteins encoded together in one Lathyrus oleraceus cultivar Zhongwan6 chromosome 5, CAAS_Psat_ZW6_1.0, whole genome shotgun sequence window:
- the LOC127087119 gene encoding B-box zinc finger protein 20 — protein sequence MKIQCDVCEKAEASMFCPSDEAALCHGCDFTIHHANKLATKHTRFSLVHLNSKDYPLCDICQERRGYLFCQEDRAILCRECEVPIHSANEHTQKHNRFLLSGVKLSSNSLDTYSSSTTSNGSRHSKPNIIPRSVSNENASSSSKFEDNMASDTGSVSTSSISEYLIETLPGYCFEDFLDASFPPNGFCKNQYSTFQYQNLHANNNKFMDGVKETQQVYGCTVPGTGATFLKKSRHCL from the exons ATGAAGATTCAATGTGATGTTTGTGAGAAAGCTGAGGCTTCCATGTTTTGTCCTTCAGATGAAGCTGCTCTTTGCCATGGATGTGATTTTACTATCCACCATGCTAACAAACTTGCTACCAAACATACTCGTTTCTCTCTTGTTCATCTCAACTCCAAAGACTACCCTCTTTGTGATATCTGTCAA GAGAGGCGCGGATATCTATTTTGCCAAGAAGATAGAGCGATTCTATGCAGAGAATGTGAAGTTCCAATCCATAGTGCAAATGAACATACACAGAAACACAACAGGTTTCTTCTATCTGGTGTGAAGCTTTCAAGCAATTCTTTGGACACATATTCATCATCCACCACCAGTAATGGCTCTCGGCATTCGAAACCAAACATAATACCAAGATCAGTTTCCAATGAAAATGCGAGTTCTTCTAGCAAGTTTGAAGACAACATGGCTAGTGACACTGGTTCAGTTTCAACAAGCAGCATTTCTGAGTACTTGATTGAAACACTACCTGGTTACTGTTTTGAAGATTTTCTTGATGCTTCATTCCCACCAAATGGTTTCTGTAAG AATCAATATTCAACATTTCAGTACCAAAATCTTCATGCTAACAATAACAAGTTTATGGATGGAGTTAAAGAGACTCAACAAGTTTATGGATGTACAGTCCCAGGAACTGGTGCTACATTCTTAAAAAAATCTAGACACTGTTTGTAA